The following proteins are encoded in a genomic region of Thermoflexus hugenholtzii JAD2:
- a CDS encoding cysteine desulfurase-like protein: MRTPEWVKQIRSEFPALGQVIEGRIPVFLDGPGGSQVPRRVIEAMARAMVEANANTHGAFPTSRRVDAGIMEARRAAADLIGASPEEIVFGPNMTTLTFQISRAIGRRLRPGDEIVVTRLDHDANVAPWLALAEQGAVIRWVDFHVEDGTLDLEGLARVLSERTRVVAVGYASNALGTVNPVRRIVEMAHAVGAWVYVDAVHAAPHLFIDVRELGCDFLVCSAYKFFGPHVGFLYGRMERLRALQPYKVRPAPDHPPEAFETGTQNHEGLAGLTAAVEYLADIGRRFGTPTDPSRRAAIRAAMEKIREHERDLCARLLEGLEELPGVMVYGIRSMARWAERVPTVSFRISGRHPREAAEALGREGIYVWDGNFYAQGVTERLGLEGQGGLVRVGALHYNTLEEIDRLLEALRRLVRERI, encoded by the coding sequence ATGCGGACGCCGGAATGGGTGAAACAGATTCGTTCGGAGTTCCCGGCCCTGGGGCAGGTCATCGAAGGCCGGATCCCGGTCTTCCTGGACGGCCCAGGGGGCTCTCAGGTCCCGCGCCGGGTGATCGAGGCGATGGCCCGGGCCATGGTGGAAGCGAACGCCAACACCCACGGCGCCTTTCCCACCAGCCGGCGGGTGGATGCGGGGATTATGGAGGCCCGTCGGGCTGCGGCCGACCTGATCGGCGCCTCGCCGGAGGAGATCGTCTTCGGGCCGAACATGACTACCTTGACCTTCCAGATCAGCCGGGCCATCGGCCGCCGGCTCCGGCCGGGGGATGAGATCGTGGTCACCCGCCTGGACCACGACGCCAATGTGGCGCCGTGGCTGGCCCTGGCGGAGCAGGGGGCGGTCATCCGCTGGGTCGACTTCCATGTGGAAGATGGCACCCTGGATCTGGAGGGGCTGGCCCGCGTCCTCTCGGAGCGGACCCGGGTGGTGGCCGTGGGCTATGCCTCCAACGCCCTGGGCACGGTGAACCCCGTGCGCCGGATCGTCGAGATGGCCCATGCGGTCGGCGCCTGGGTCTACGTGGACGCGGTGCACGCCGCCCCGCATCTCTTCATCGATGTGCGGGAGCTGGGATGCGACTTCCTGGTCTGCTCCGCGTATAAATTCTTCGGCCCCCACGTGGGCTTCCTTTACGGGCGCATGGAGCGGCTGCGGGCCCTCCAGCCCTATAAGGTGCGCCCGGCGCCGGATCATCCCCCGGAGGCCTTCGAGACCGGGACGCAAAACCACGAGGGGTTGGCCGGGCTGACCGCGGCGGTGGAGTATTTGGCGGACATCGGGCGGCGCTTCGGAACCCCAACCGATCCCTCCCGGCGCGCGGCGATCCGCGCCGCCATGGAGAAGATCCGGGAGCACGAGCGGGATCTGTGCGCGCGGCTGCTGGAGGGGCTGGAGGAGCTTCCCGGGGTCATGGTTTACGGCATCCGGAGCATGGCGCGCTGGGCGGAGCGGGTGCCCACGGTCTCGTTCCGGATCTCCGGACGCCATCCCCGGGAGGCCGCGGAGGCCCTGGGGCGGGAAGGCATCTATGTCTGGGACGGCAACTTCTACGCGCAAGGGGTCACGGAGCGGCTGGGCCTGGAAGGGCAGGGCGGTCTGGTCCGGGTGGGCGCGCTCCACTACAACACCCTGGAGGAGATCGATCGGCTGCTGGAAGCCTTAAGGCGTCTGGTTCGGGAAAGGATATAG
- the radC gene encoding RadC family protein, whose amino-acid sequence MEENGALWLTIKDLPEEERPRERLLQHGPAALSAAELLAILLRTGRRGENALQLAHRILQHCEGLSGLGRIPAHELARIPGVGLVKAAQIQAALELGRRVAAAAPEERPLVRSAREAYMLLADMADLEQETLRTILLDTRGRVVAIPTIYVGNVNTTLVRPAEVFREAIRRNAVSMIVAHNHPSGDPEPSPEDVALTRDLIAAGQLLGIRVLDHLIIGRGRYTSLRERGLSFATPSFSQLAPRT is encoded by the coding sequence ATGGAAGAAAACGGCGCCCTATGGCTCACCATCAAGGATCTGCCGGAGGAGGAACGACCCCGGGAGCGGCTGCTGCAACACGGTCCGGCTGCGCTATCCGCGGCGGAACTGCTGGCGATCCTGCTGCGCACCGGACGGCGCGGGGAGAACGCCCTGCAGCTGGCCCATCGCATCCTGCAGCACTGCGAGGGATTGAGCGGGCTGGGGCGGATCCCAGCCCATGAGCTGGCCCGGATCCCGGGGGTTGGCCTGGTGAAGGCCGCCCAGATCCAGGCTGCGCTGGAGCTGGGCCGGCGCGTCGCCGCCGCCGCTCCGGAGGAGCGCCCTCTCGTTCGCTCCGCGCGTGAGGCTTATATGTTGCTGGCGGACATGGCGGACCTGGAGCAGGAAACCCTACGGACCATCTTGCTGGACACCCGGGGGCGGGTGGTGGCGATCCCGACAATCTATGTAGGGAACGTGAACACCACCCTCGTGCGGCCGGCGGAGGTGTTTCGGGAGGCCATCCGGCGCAACGCGGTCTCCATGATCGTGGCCCACAATCACCCCTCCGGAGATCCGGAGCCGTCCCCGGAGGATGTCGCGCTGACGCGAGATTTGATCGCGGCCGGACAGCTGCTGGGGATCCGGGTGCTGGACCATTTAATCATTGGGCGGGGCCGGTATACCAGCCTGCGAGAGCGGGGCCTGTCCTTCGCCACCCCATCCTTCTCCCAGCTCGCTCCGAGGACCTGA
- a CDS encoding class I SAM-dependent rRNA methyltransferase yields the protein MALPRGSARLYLKPGHDRPVRRHHPWIFSGAMGRLEGPVEDGGLVEVFAFEGEWLARGYLNRRSQILARLLTWDPQEAVEEAFWRRRLVRAAQAREALGLQAHTTAYRLVFAESDGLPGLIVDRYNEFLVLQSLTLGIERWKPLLVELLQEMFRPRGIYERSDVDVREKEGLPPRCGLLAGEAPPERLIITEHGHRFYVDLARGHKTGFYLDQRENRRRAAAYLSGAEEALNAFSYTGAFAVYALAAGARRVVNVDTSAEALRLAAENLRLNGFREDRFENVEGDAFQVLRRFVADGRRFDAVILDPPKFAYSQAHLNRAARGYKDINLQALRLIRPGGLLITFSCSGLVSPELFQKIVFAAAEDAGREVQILEKLSQGPDHPIRLSFPESEYLKGLICRVW from the coding sequence ATGGCGCTTCCCCGGGGATCCGCGCGCCTGTATCTGAAGCCGGGGCACGACCGGCCGGTCCGCCGCCATCACCCCTGGATCTTCTCCGGCGCCATGGGGCGTCTGGAGGGCCCGGTGGAGGACGGGGGCCTGGTGGAGGTCTTCGCCTTCGAGGGCGAATGGCTCGCCCGGGGCTACCTCAACCGCCGCTCCCAGATCCTGGCCCGCTTGCTCACCTGGGACCCCCAGGAGGCGGTGGAGGAGGCCTTCTGGCGCCGGCGCCTGGTGCGGGCCGCCCAAGCCCGCGAGGCCCTCGGCCTGCAAGCCCACACCACCGCCTATCGCTTGGTCTTCGCCGAGAGCGACGGGCTGCCCGGCCTGATCGTGGACCGCTACAACGAGTTCCTGGTCCTCCAGTCCCTTACTCTGGGCATCGAACGCTGGAAGCCCCTCCTTGTCGAGCTGCTTCAGGAGATGTTCCGACCGCGGGGAATCTACGAACGCAGCGATGTGGACGTGCGGGAGAAAGAGGGGCTGCCGCCGCGTTGCGGGCTACTGGCCGGCGAAGCCCCGCCCGAGCGACTGATCATCACCGAGCATGGGCATCGCTTCTACGTGGACCTGGCGCGGGGGCACAAGACTGGCTTCTACCTGGATCAGCGGGAGAACCGCCGGCGGGCGGCCGCTTACCTAAGCGGCGCGGAGGAGGCCCTCAACGCCTTCTCGTACACCGGGGCCTTCGCCGTTTACGCCCTGGCCGCCGGGGCCCGCCGCGTGGTGAACGTGGATACATCAGCGGAGGCCCTGCGCCTGGCAGCGGAGAACCTGCGCCTCAACGGCTTCCGGGAGGACCGCTTCGAGAACGTGGAAGGGGACGCCTTTCAGGTGCTGCGGCGCTTCGTCGCTGACGGCCGGCGGTTCGACGCCGTCATCCTCGATCCCCCTAAGTTCGCCTACTCCCAGGCGCACCTGAACCGCGCGGCCCGCGGCTATAAAGACATCAACCTGCAGGCCTTACGCCTGATCCGCCCGGGTGGGCTCCTGATCACCTTCTCATGCTCCGGCCTGGTCTCCCCGGAGCTCTTCCAGAAGATCGTCTTCGCCGCCGCGGAAGACGCCGGGCGCGAGGTCCAGATCCTCGAGAAGCTCTCCCAGGGACCCGATCATCCCATCCGCCTCTCGTTCCCCGAGTCCGAATACCTCAAAGGCCTGATCTGCCGGGTCTGGTGA
- a CDS encoding pyridoxal-phosphate dependent enzyme has product MDIRCARCHRTASYDPSVWRCPCGGPWEPIRPLLFDHRAIQPHRPGIWRYADLWPSALRPISLGEGWTPLIPLHRADPRLWAKLDYLMPTGSYKDRGTAAGLSALLAQGVDEVMDDSSGNAGASLAAYAARAGIRATLFVPAHAAPAKKAQMQRMGARLVEVPGPRAQATAALMETLKEGGIYASHVYNPFILMGLATAAWEIWEQLGRGPDAVIAPLGHGMLFLGLFLGFEALQAAGYIERLPRLYGVQAEACAPLARAFAAGAEDPVPVVEGETIAEGVRIASPPRGREILQAARITGGNIFTVAEEEIRAAQTALAHQGLFVEPTGALAMAAWPRAVQDTDRVVVLMLTGSGLKTPVR; this is encoded by the coding sequence ATGGACATCCGATGCGCTCGCTGTCACCGCACCGCTTCTTATGATCCATCCGTCTGGCGCTGCCCATGCGGAGGTCCATGGGAGCCCATCCGCCCGCTCCTCTTCGACCACCGGGCCATCCAGCCTCATCGGCCCGGGATCTGGCGCTACGCGGACCTGTGGCCCTCCGCGCTACGCCCCATCAGCCTGGGGGAAGGGTGGACCCCTTTGATCCCACTGCACCGGGCGGATCCCCGGCTGTGGGCCAAGCTGGATTACCTGATGCCCACCGGGTCCTACAAGGATCGGGGGACCGCGGCCGGCCTGAGCGCCCTGCTCGCGCAGGGCGTGGACGAAGTGATGGATGATTCCTCCGGCAACGCCGGGGCCTCCCTGGCTGCCTACGCCGCCCGGGCTGGGATCCGGGCCACCCTCTTCGTCCCGGCCCACGCTGCACCGGCCAAGAAGGCCCAGATGCAACGCATGGGCGCCCGATTGGTAGAAGTCCCCGGCCCCCGGGCCCAGGCCACCGCCGCGTTAATGGAAACGCTGAAGGAAGGCGGCATCTACGCCAGCCACGTTTACAACCCCTTCATCCTCATGGGATTGGCCACGGCGGCGTGGGAGATCTGGGAACAGCTCGGGCGCGGCCCTGACGCAGTGATCGCTCCCCTCGGGCACGGGATGCTCTTCCTGGGGCTCTTCCTCGGGTTCGAGGCCCTCCAGGCTGCCGGCTACATCGAGCGCCTCCCCCGGCTCTACGGCGTCCAGGCCGAGGCCTGCGCTCCGCTGGCCCGCGCCTTCGCCGCCGGAGCCGAGGATCCGGTCCCCGTGGTGGAAGGGGAAACCATCGCGGAAGGCGTGCGCATCGCCTCGCCGCCTCGAGGTCGGGAGATCTTGCAAGCCGCCCGGATCACCGGAGGAAATATTTTCACGGTGGCCGAGGAGGAGATCCGAGCGGCCCAGACCGCGCTGGCCCATCAAGGCTTGTTCGTGGAACCCACCGGGGCCCTGGCCATGGCTGCTTGGCCCCGTGCGGTTCAAGACACCGACCGGGTGGTGGTCCTGATGTTGACCGGAAGCGGCCTGAAAACGCCAGTGAGATAG
- a CDS encoding ABC1 kinase family protein → MVYARFFRVLGFALRLLAHGVWWEFLLRRLRPAWVRETAPARYRRWAAAFGDLAVQLGGALIKLGQFLSARVDLLPDFVTEELARLQDEVPAEPFERIRPLLEAELGKPPEAAFRAFEAVAIAGASLGQVHRAWLPDGTPVMVKVQRPGIERLLAADLAALQVVIRVLSLYPPLRRRVDLDRLLGEFSRTLWMELDYLAEARNAEQFARNFAGDPGVRIPRPFWSHTRRRVLVLEDVTAIKITDLEAIEAAGISRSEVARRLYQVYLKQVFEDGFFHADPHPGNLFVAPLEGEGSEGSGRPFRLHFVDFGMVGWISPEARRWLREAAIGLGTRDAGRIVRAMDALGFLLPEADRTLLLRAVERLLDRIWGLSMRALREWSLMEVETLFLEFRELLLRFPFQIPQDFLLLGRTLGLLAGLVTRLDPEFNVFEEAEPFARRLLEEEPWRWVEQILEAAWGILRTPWISSGSWSARCAGSCSGG, encoded by the coding sequence ATGGTCTACGCGCGGTTCTTCCGGGTGTTGGGGTTCGCGCTCCGGCTGCTGGCGCATGGGGTGTGGTGGGAGTTTCTTCTGCGGCGGTTGCGCCCGGCCTGGGTCCGGGAGACGGCGCCGGCGCGCTACCGGCGCTGGGCGGCGGCGTTCGGAGACCTGGCGGTGCAGCTGGGCGGTGCGCTGATCAAGCTGGGTCAGTTCCTGAGCGCCCGGGTGGATCTCCTGCCGGACTTCGTGACCGAGGAGCTGGCCCGGCTCCAGGATGAGGTGCCGGCCGAGCCCTTCGAGCGGATCCGTCCGTTGTTGGAGGCCGAGCTGGGGAAGCCGCCGGAAGCGGCCTTCCGGGCCTTCGAGGCCGTCGCCATCGCGGGGGCCTCCCTGGGTCAGGTCCATCGGGCGTGGCTCCCGGATGGGACGCCGGTGATGGTGAAGGTGCAGCGGCCGGGCATCGAGCGGCTGCTGGCGGCGGACCTCGCCGCGTTGCAGGTGGTGATCCGCGTCCTTTCCCTTTACCCCCCGTTGCGCCGGCGGGTGGATCTGGATCGTCTGCTTGGGGAGTTCAGCCGCACGCTGTGGATGGAGCTGGATTACCTGGCGGAGGCGCGGAACGCGGAGCAGTTCGCCCGCAACTTCGCCGGGGATCCGGGGGTCCGGATCCCACGGCCTTTCTGGTCCCACACCCGTCGGCGCGTCCTGGTGCTGGAGGATGTGACGGCCATCAAGATCACGGATCTGGAGGCCATCGAGGCGGCCGGCATCTCCCGCTCGGAGGTGGCGCGGCGGCTTTATCAGGTCTATTTGAAGCAGGTCTTCGAGGACGGCTTCTTCCACGCCGATCCGCATCCGGGCAATCTCTTCGTGGCGCCGCTGGAGGGGGAGGGATCGGAGGGGAGCGGACGCCCGTTCCGTCTGCACTTTGTGGACTTCGGCATGGTGGGGTGGATCTCCCCGGAGGCTCGCCGGTGGCTGCGGGAGGCGGCCATCGGCCTGGGGACCCGAGATGCGGGGCGGATCGTGCGGGCGATGGACGCGCTGGGGTTTCTGCTGCCGGAGGCGGATCGAACGCTCCTCCTCCGGGCGGTGGAGCGGCTGCTGGATCGGATCTGGGGTCTTTCGATGAGAGCGCTGCGGGAATGGTCGCTTATGGAGGTGGAGACGCTCTTTCTGGAGTTCCGCGAGCTGCTCCTGCGCTTCCCCTTTCAGATCCCCCAGGATTTTCTGTTGCTCGGGCGCACCCTGGGGCTGCTGGCGGGGCTGGTCACCCGGCTGGATCCGGAGTTCAACGTCTTTGAAGAGGCGGAGCCCTTCGCGCGGCGCCTGCTGGAAGAGGAGCCGTGGAGGTGGGTGGAGCAGATCCTTGAGGCGGCGTGGGGGATCCTGCGGACCCCCTGGATCTCCAGCGGTTCCTGGAGCGCTCGCTGCGCGGGGAGCTGCAGTGGCGGGTGA
- a CDS encoding tyrosine-type recombinase/integrase: MTEGPSLRRTVSVFLEALAARYGRRPRTIQTYRSALQRFLEYLADLDLDPEHQTPEALDPAHVRDFIPYLEDRYRREGRTLPAATRQTYLAALVSWVHFLLDEGLWTLPAEEARRLIRELHAQRGRSTPPLPRLPREELLKALLQAARARSPSPSPRHELRRLRDLALVLVLRSSGIRVGELVALRRGDFDPAQGILWIRHGKGGKERLAFLDEAAVRALEAYLQARDAGVRGKGRDHLPLFARHDKGAGAAVRPLTPEGVRRALAALAREAGLEEPLTPHQFRHYFATRVLEATGDLAAVQDLLGHASPTTTRRYARVSPRRLRAVHRQAFKGTEPSED, encoded by the coding sequence ATGACCGAGGGGCCGAGCCTGCGCCGGACCGTTTCGGTTTTCCTGGAAGCCCTGGCCGCCCGCTACGGCCGGCGTCCCCGAACCATCCAGACTTACCGAAGCGCCCTCCAGCGCTTCCTGGAATACCTCGCCGACCTCGATCTGGATCCTGAACACCAGACGCCCGAGGCGCTGGACCCCGCCCACGTGCGGGATTTCATCCCCTACCTGGAAGACCGCTACCGCCGGGAAGGCCGAACGCTGCCGGCAGCCACCCGCCAGACTTACCTGGCCGCACTGGTCAGCTGGGTCCACTTCCTCCTCGATGAGGGACTGTGGACGCTGCCCGCCGAGGAGGCGCGACGCCTGATCCGGGAGCTGCACGCCCAGCGCGGACGATCCACCCCTCCCCTGCCCCGCCTGCCCCGCGAGGAGCTCCTGAAGGCCTTGCTCCAGGCCGCCCGCGCTCGCTCCCCCTCCCCCTCCCCCCGCCACGAGCTCCGCCGCCTCCGGGACCTGGCCCTGGTGCTGGTCCTGCGCAGCAGCGGGATCCGGGTCGGCGAGCTGGTGGCGCTGCGGCGGGGCGATTTCGACCCCGCCCAGGGCATTCTCTGGATCCGCCACGGCAAGGGCGGCAAAGAGCGCCTCGCCTTTCTGGACGAGGCCGCCGTCCGCGCCCTCGAGGCCTACCTGCAGGCCCGCGACGCGGGAGTCCGCGGGAAGGGCCGCGATCACCTCCCCCTCTTCGCACGCCATGACAAAGGGGCCGGCGCCGCCGTCCGCCCCCTGACCCCCGAAGGGGTCCGCCGCGCCCTGGCCGCCCTGGCCCGGGAGGCCGGGCTGGAGGAACCCCTCACGCCCCATCAGTTCCGCCACTACTTCGCCACGCGCGTCCTGGAGGCCACCGGGGATCTGGCCGCGGTGCAGGACCTCCTGGGCCACGCCTCCCCCACCACCACCCGCCGCTACGCCCGGGTCTCCCCCCGACGCCTGCGCGCCGTCCACCGCCAGGCCTTCAAGGGCACCGAGCCTTCCGAAGACTGA